The following proteins come from a genomic window of Paramisgurnus dabryanus chromosome 19, PD_genome_1.1, whole genome shotgun sequence:
- the bet1 gene encoding BET1 homolog: protein MRRAGLGEGVHPGNYVASGYSVYEEENEHLQEGLKAKVHALKHLSIDIGNEVKYQNKVLGEMDSDFDSTGGLLGSTIGRLKFLSRGSQTKVYCYMLLFALFVFVVLYWVIKLR, encoded by the exons ATGAGGCGAGCAGGTTTGG GTGAAGGGGTCCATCCGGGAAATTATGTTGCGAGTGGATACAGTGTGTATGAGGAGGAAAATGAACATCTACAGGAGGGGCTGAAAGCTAAAGTTCACGCCCTTAAACAC CTTTCAATTGACATTGGAAATGAAGTCAAGTACCAGAATAAAGTGCTGGGTGAAATG GACTCGGACTTCGATTCGACTGGAGGTCTGTTGGGCTCCACCATTGGTAGATTAAAGTTTCTCTCCAGAGGAAGCCAAACTAAGGTGTACTGCTACATGCTGCTCTTCGCCCTGTTTGTTTTCGTCGTTCTGTATTGGGTGATTAAACTGAGGTGA